One part of the Aspergillus luchuensis IFO 4308 DNA, chromosome 5, nearly complete sequence genome encodes these proteins:
- a CDS encoding putative FAD dependent oxidoreductase (COG:Q;~EggNog:ENOG410PM5I;~InterPro:IPR020946,IPR036188,IPR000960;~PFAM:PF13738,PF13454,PF13450,PF07992;~go_function: GO:0004499 - N,N-dimethylaniline monooxygenase activity [Evidence IEA];~go_function: GO:0050660 - flavin adenine dinucleotide binding [Evidence IEA];~go_function: GO:0050661 - NADP binding [Evidence IEA];~go_process: GO:0055114 - oxidation-reduction process [Evidence IEA]) produces the protein MTREIQQVAVIGAGISGVVSAAHLLAHGIDVTVFERNHAAGGVWLHDERKPLEPNYPAMKPSISERHRDEDRRHADVLSLEHAPPGPCYDGLKNNVATSLMRVKLNAWPEGTPEFVSHTVMKEYIQDTSKKAGAESVTLYGARVTRLRKVDRKWDVTWSTLKETTQSGTLEEQEETAKFDAVIVASGHYHAPRVPDTPGLSKAKAQWPSRITHSKGYRNPNPYAGKNVLLIGGGVSSTDLAREIGPLAKKVYQSTRNGEFDISSSVLPENGTRVSEIERFEIAAKTAADDEALPIKVHLKSGQTLCGIDAIIICTGYHITLPFLSEYHDDATPAEKASDTVLVTDGTQVHNLHKDIFYIPDPTLAFVGVPYYTATFTLFEFQAIAVANVFAGIAELPAESEMKDEYARRVKEKGSGKRFHSLKDIEEFYVIDLLEWINGYRAKYGLTAIEAHSDNWHLAKAAQRERTNKLLGLGRRRDSGIGELPVLEVCS, from the exons atgaCTCGTGAAATCCAGCAAGTGGCCGTGATCGGTGCTGGCATTAGCGGTGTTGTCTCCGCGGCCCACCTTCTTGCGCACGGGATCGACGTCACTGTCTTTGAACGGAATCATGCAGCAGGTGGCGTTTG GCTTCACGATGAAAGAAAACCACTGGAACCGAATTACCCCGCCATGAAGCCATCTATCTCGGAGAGGCATCGAGACGAGGACCGCAGACATGCTGATGTATTGTCATTGGAGCACGCTCCACCAGG GCCATGCTATGATGGACTCAAGAACAATGTGGCCACATCGCTGATGCGGGTTAAACTCAATGCCTGGCCAGAAGGAACGCCAGAGTTTGTCAGCCATACGGTGATGAAGGAGTACATCCAGGACACATCGAAGAAGGCTGGTGCTGAAAGCGTTACGTTATACGGCGCTCGAGTGACCAGGCTGCGCAAGGTGGATCGTAAGTGGGACGTTACGTGGTCGACATTGAAGGAAACCACGCAATCAGGAACGTTGGAGGAACAGGAGGAGACTGCT AAATTCGATGCAGTAATAGTCGCTTCCGGCCACTATCATGCGCCTCGCGTTCCAGATACTCCTGGATTGTCCAAGGCGAAAGCACAGTGGCCGTCGCGCATAACTCACTCGAAGGGGTACAGAAACCCGAACCCTTACGCGGGCAAG AATGTCTTGCTTATTGGAGGCGGAGTGTCCTCTACGGATCTTGCTCGAGAAATCGGTCCATTGGCCAAAAAAGTCTACCAAAGCACACGGAACGGTGAATTCGATATCTCATCCAGTGTGCTTCCGGAAAATGGCACAAGAGTCAGCGAGATAGAACGATTCGAGATTGCGGCAAAGACTGCTGCAGATGACGAGGCTTTGCCGATCAAGGTACACCTGAAGTCAGGACAGACGCTCTGTGGAATCGATGCGATCATCATCTGTACCGGATACCATATCACGTTGCCTTTTCTGTCGGAATATCACGACGATGCGACACCAGCGGAGAAAGCGAGTGATACAGTCTTAGTGACTGACGGGACGCAGGTGCATAACCTGCACAAAGACATCTTCTACATCCCAGATCCAACCCTGGCATTTGTGGGAGTCCCTTACTACACAGCGACGTTTACGCTGTTCGAATTCCAAGCGATAGCTGTAGCGAACGTTTTCGCCGGAATTGCAGAGCTACCAGCGGAGAGCGAAATGAAAGATGAATATGCCCGTAGAGTTAAGGAGAAGGGCAGTGGCAAGCGCTTCCACTCGTTGAAGGACATTGAAGAATTCTACGTGATTGACCTGCTGGAGTGGATTAACGGATACCGAGCCAAGTATGGACTCACTGCGATCGAAGCTCATTCTGACAATTGGCATCTGGCAAAAGCCGCGCAGAGGGAGAGAACCAATAAGCTGCTGGGGCTTGGCCGGAGACGAGACAGCGGCATCGGGGAGCTTCCGGTGTTGGAGGTATGCAGCTAG
- a CDS encoding uncharacterized protein (COG:S;~EggNog:ENOG410PT8Q;~InterPro:IPR029063) has protein sequence MAAPPNVRTYTKITGTPDYDDPTFWDTKFATGRDVGEWLNSGEMLIDAVVSHLESRSATNPRVLHLGPGISKLGVKLCDEFIKRNWAGNGIVNVDFSAEAVRLGQETESKRNPSHAMGWVQANLRSWADVSRLAPSSPFDVILDKSTSDAIATSTPVTFPLPSDASSTCPTVQEIVDKHGAIELSPVELLGLHLAPLVQKGALWVTLSYSTMRFDNLSHMAQHWTVVSRTPFKAPQGETSSFAYAPEVFHWMYILQRK, from the exons ATGGCTGCCCCGCCAAATGTGAGAACTTACACCAAAATAACAGGCACCCCCGACTATGATGATCCGACCTTCTGGGATACGAAGTTTGCCACTGGTCGGGATGTCGGGGAGTGGCTGAATTCGGGAGAAATGCTCATCGATGCGGTAGTATCTCACCTGGAGAGCCGCTCGGCAACGAACCCAAGAGTGCTCCATCTGGGGCCAGGCATCTCGAAGCTGGGAGTTAAACTTTGCGATGAATTCATTAAGCGCAACTGGGCCGGAAATGGCATCGTG AACGTGGACTTTTCCGCCGAAGCCGTTCGCCTTGGGCAAGAGACCGAGAGCAAAAGGAATCCATCACATGCGATGGGCTGGGTGCAAGCTAACTTGCGGTCTTGGGCTGATGTCTCTAGATTagctccttcctcgcccttcGACGTCATTCTCGACAAAAGCACAAGCGATGCGATTGCAACATCTACGCCCGTTACCTTCCCTTTACCCTCCGACGCATCGAGTACATGCCCGACGGTACAAGAGATTGTGGATAAACATGGAGCGATAGAGTTGTCTCCTGTGGAGCTATTGGGTCTACACCTCGCACCCCTCGTGCAGAAAGGGGCCCTCTGGGTCACTCTATCCTACTCGACCATGCGCTTCGATAATTTGTCTCATATGGCCCAACACTGGACTGTCGTTTCCCGGACGCCTTTCAAAGCACCCCAAGGAGAGACTTCATCATTTGCTTACGCGCCTGAGGTTTTCCACTGGATGTATATCCTCCAACGGAAGTGA
- a CDS encoding uncharacterized protein (COG:S;~EggNog:ENOG410Q2BB;~TransMembrane:1 (o54-73i)), which translates to MSTPAIQGLSSMGSSVGAYSRQQLATLRNRFLTTEKRRRRAQLISTSFSVHKPVWIAAGGAAYTTMGAVYLTLRYMRRLK; encoded by the exons ATGTCGACCCCTGCTATCCAAGGTCTCTCGTCTATGGGCTCGTCTGTCGGTGCATACTCTAGACAGCAGCTGGCCACTTTGAGAAACAGATTCTTGACTACAG AGAAgcgcaggaggagggcaCAGCTCATCTCGACCTCGTTTAGCGTCCACAAGCCGGTCTGGATTGCTGCAGGGGGTGCCGCTTACACGACGATGGGCGCGGTCTATCTGACGCTACGCTACATGCGTCGCTTGAAATaa
- a CDS encoding uncharacterized protein (SECRETED:SignalP(1-17);~antiSMASH:Cluster_5.5): protein MKFTGIAFAGLIGYAAALPAMGAQQDSAPNGVQVSGAPSFQGAAPSGSPLPLPSGAPQGQGQDQGFGGQGQAPTVSLGDAPQPPPTGSAAPAPSGAPRGHKRRQLEIPASASNVPAPTGSAAAGGDFGGVAPSGIAGGNGAAPSGSFGGAAPSGVAGGNGPSPSGSFGGQSGQSGSFGSSGAAPSGVAGGNGPSPSGSFGGAAPSGVAGGNGPSPSGSFGGQQGQQGQQGQSGFGGQDSQSQGQSQDSQSQGSQSERSQSQGSDSQGFDSEGSQGSSEQGSPSEQGSGSSSFGGNGGAAPSGVAGGNGPSPSGSFGGAAPSGVAGGNGPSPSGSFGGNGAAPSGIAGGNGPSPSGAAPSGVAGGNGPSPSGAAGGAPAASGAPAAAPSGASY from the coding sequence ATGAAGTTCACCGGAATCGCTTTCGCTGGTCTTATCGGTTACGCTGCCGCCCTGCCGGCCATGGGCGCCCAGCAAGACTCTGCTCCCAATGGTGTTCAGGTCAGCGGAGCTCCCTCCTTCCAGGGTGCCGCTCCCTCCGgttctccccttccccttccctcggGTGCTCCTCAGGGCCAGGGCCAGGACCAGGGCTTCGGAGGACAGGGCCAGGCTCCCACCGTGAGCTTGGGCGATgctcctcagcctcctccCACTGGCTCCGCTGCCCCCGCTCCTTCCGGAGCTCCTCGCGGCCACAAGAGACGCCAGCTCGAGATCCCCGCTTCCGCATCTAACGTCCCTGCCCCGACCGgctccgctgctgctggaggtgaCTTCGGTGGTGTCGCTCCCTCCGGTATTGCTGGCGGCAACGGCGCTGCTCCTTCCGGTTCTTTCGGTGGTGCTGCTCCCTCTGGCGTCGCTGGTGGCAACGgcccctctccctctggctCCTTCGGTGGCCAGAGCGGCCAGTCTGGTTCTTTCGGCAGCAGCGGTGCTGCTCCCTCCGGCGTTGCTGGCGGTAACGGTCCTTCTCCTTCCGGCTCCTTCGGTGGTGCCGCTCCCTCCGGTGTTGCTGGAGGCAACggtccttctccttctggctCCTTCGGTGGCCAGCAGGGTCAGCAGGGTCAGCAGGGCCAGAGCGGCTTCGGCGGCCAGGACTCCCAGTCCCAGGGCCAGTCCCAGGACTCTCAGTCTCAGGGATCCCAGTCTGAGCGCTCCCAGTCTCAGGGATCCGACTCCCAGGGATTCGACTCCGAGGGATCTCAGGGCTCTTCCGAGCAGGGCTCCCCCTCTGAGCAGggctccggctccagctCTTTCGGTGGTAACGGCGGCGCTGCTCCCTCCGGTGTTGCTGGCGGTAACGGcccctctccttccggcTCTTTCGGCGGTGCTGCTCCCTCTGGCGTCGCTGGTGGCAACGGTCCCTCCCCTTCCGGCTCTTTCGGTGGTAACGGTGCTGCTCCCTCTGGAATTGCTGGCGGCAACGgtccctctccttccggtGCTGCTCCTTCCGGCGTCGCTGGTGGTAACGGCCCCTCTCCTtctggcgctgctggtggtgctccCGCTGCCTCGGGTGCTCCCGCCGCCGCTCCCTCGGGTGCTTCCTACTAA
- a CDS encoding aromatic amino acid ammonia-lyase (COG:Q;~EggNog:ENOG410PHE8;~InterPro:IPR022313,IPR001106,IPR023144,IPR024083, IPR005922,IPR008948;~PFAM:PF00221;~antiSMASH:Cluster_5.5;~go_component: GO:0005737 - cytoplasm [Evidence IEA];~go_function: GO:0003824 - catalytic activity [Evidence IEA];~go_function: GO:0016841 - ammonia-lyase activity [Evidence IEA];~go_process: GO:0006559 - L-phenylalanine catabolic process [Evidence IEA]) codes for MADTPTNLSPDNSSLIAHTEDMLSALLKVEQAIDEAGAGKNKHQDFTKYVLGATSKLGFIIMAGKVVSVNGHRLDMAEVVAVAKHGVTPVVCDNGTVRPKMQSSVEFLQKHLKEGNTVYGVNTGFGGSADTRSDNYRALQKALVQHHNAGVLLPAEQGLESTPIQDRMKKHSMPASYVKAAMLVRCNSLINGHSAVRPVAIRHILKLAAADFTPVVPLRGSISASGDLTPLAYIAGAIEGNPDIFVDLGPKHNNVILPSDEALAKLSLKPISFFPKEGLGLLNGTAFSAGAASLVLFEANQLALFAQVATAMCTEALIGSRRNFHPFISNTRPHPGQKEVARNLYGLLKDSKLATDSNPEEVGLAQDRYAIRTTPQWIGPQVESLILATRQVECELNSTTDNPLIDTANGEVHHGGNYQAVSITSAMEKVMTCMQMLGKMIFAQCSELLNPMFSKGLPPNLCSDDPNLSFAFKGIDINMASYMSELGYLAHPVSNFVQSAEMHNQSLNSLALLTARYAGDTVEILSLMMATHIYVLCQALDLRTLQLEFEKSAKPSVDETTTAMCKDVVPEERIPHIKDEIWKVLMQHWGKNSNLGLASRAATSTTLALGTVLDLITVECDESKAAEIPGKMLLWQEDVKSKLCDEYEMTREKYFLDPSTPDYLCTSSIKLYNYVRKTLEVPMHKGVVDHPTFSPPHAIPSEKQTIGTLISTIYVDLREGDLMHTLKGCFEVPGNDFLGKNDEE; via the exons ATGGCAGACACTCCAACGAACCTATCACCTGACAACAGCAGTCTCATAGCCCATACTGAGGATATGCTGTCCGCACTGCTGAAGGTTGAGCAAGCAATCGATGAAGCTGGCGCAGGTAAAAATAAACATCAAGATTTCACGAAATACGTATTGGGTGCAACCTCAAAGCTGGGATTCATTATCATGGCCGGCAAGGTCGTCAGCGTCAACGGTCACCGGCTGGATATGGCCGAAGTGGTGGCTGTTGCCAA ACATGGGGTGACGCCTGTCGTTTGCGATAATGGCACCGTTCGCCCCAAGATGCAGTCCAGTGTGGAATTTCTTCAGAAGCACCTCAAGGAGGGTAATACCGTCTATGGCGTGAACACTGGCTTCGGAGGAAGTGCTGACACGCGTTCCGACAACTATCGTGCTCTGCAAAAGGCACTGGTTCAGCACCACAATGCCGGTGTGCTTCTCCCTGCTGAGCAGGGGCTCGAAAGTACCCCCATCCAAGATCGCATGAAGAAACACTCGATGCCCGCTTCATATGTCAAGGCAGCCATGCTGGTCCGATGCAACAGTCTAATCAATGGGCATTCGGCAGTGCGACCAGTGGCCATTCGTCACATTCTCAAGTTGGCCGCTGCTGACTTCACGCCTGTTGTTCCGTTGCGCGGCTCCATTTCAGCTTCCGGTGACCTAACCCCTCTCGCGTACATCGCTGGGGCAATTGAAGGAAATCCCGACATCTTTGTGGACCTTGGACCGAAGCACAACAATGTGATCCTCCCTTCAGACGAAGCCCTCGCAAAGCTAAGCCTGAAGCCTATTTCGTTCTTTCCAAAAGAAGGTCTCGGACTGCTCAATGGAACTGCTTTCAGCGCTGGAGCCGCTAGTCTTGTGCTTTTTGAAGCCAACCAACTGGCCCTATTCGCTCAAGTCGCAACCGCCATGTGCACGGAGGCGTTGATCGGGAGCCGTCGTAatttccatccattcatcagcAACACTCGTCCACACCCTGGACAGAAGGAAGTAGCACGCAATCTGTACGGCCTGCTCAAGGACTCCAAACTAGCCACTGATTCAAACCCCGAAGAGGTTGGTCTCGCTCAAGATCGCTACGCAATCCGCACCACTCCGCAGTGGATCGGTCCACAGGTCGAATCCTTGATTCTCGCAACACGCCAAGTGGAATGCGAATTGAACTCGACCACCGACAATCCTTTGATAGATACTGCTAATGGCGAGGTGCATCACGGAGGCAACTATCAGGCAGTTTCAATCACGTCTGCAATGGAGAAAGTCATGACATGTATGCAAATGCTCGGGAAGATGATCTTCGCTCAATGCTCCGAACTGCTTAACCCAATGTTCAGCAAGGGTCTGCCTCCCAACCTCTGTTCCGACGATCCCAACTTGTCTTTTGCGTTCAAGGGTATCGATATCAACATGGCATCGTACATGAGCGAACTGGGATACCTGGCTCACCCCGTCAGCAATTTCGTCCAATCCGCAGAAATGCATAACCAATCTCTCAACTCACTGGCTCTCCTCACGGCCCGCTACGCAGGTGACACCGTCGAGATTCTCTCGCTAATGATGGCAACACACATCTATGTGCTGTGCCAGGCTCTCGACCTACGCACACTCCAGCTCGAGTTCGAGAAATCCGCAAAGCCTTCCGTGGAcgaaacaacaacagccatgTGCAAAGACGTGGTTCCCGAAGAGCGCATCCCCCACATCAAAGACGAGATCTGGAAAGTCCTAATGCAACACTGGGGAAAGAACTCCAACCTCGGACTCGCCAGTCGCGCAGCAACCTCGACAACCCTGGCACTCGGCACCGTCCTGGATCTGATCACGGTTGAGTGTGACGAAAGCAAGGCTGCGGAGATTCCTGGCAAGATGCTGCTTTGGCAGGAAGATGTCAAGTCTAAGCTGTGCGACGAGTATGAGATGACGCGTGAAAAATATTTCCTCGACCCATCGACGCCCGACTATCTCTGCACCTCCTCCATTAAGCTGTACAATTATGTACGCAAGACTCTCGAGGTCCCAATGCACAAGGGAGTCGTCGATCATCCAACTTTCTCACCTCCTCATGCTATTCCTAGCGAGAAACAGACGATTGGTACGCTCATCAGCACGATTTATGTTGATCTTCGCGAAGGGGACCTCATGCACACCCTAAAGGGCTGCTTTGAGGTCCCCGGGAATGACTTTCTGGGAAAGAACGATGAAGAGTGA
- a CDS encoding putative MFS transporter Liz1/Seo1 (COG:G;~EggNog:ENOG410PHYX;~InterPro:IPR020846,IPR011701,IPR036259;~PFAM:PF07690;~TransMembrane:11 (o45-63i119-136o142-159i180-202o214-234i281-303o323-342i354-374o380-400i412-434o446-466i);~go_function: GO:0022857 - transmembrane transporter activity [Evidence IEA];~go_process: GO:0055085 - transmembrane transport [Evidence IEA]) produces the protein MAPSPATVEERAVDTSSGIVQANPKRRWVSYIWDTFDKSPEERRLLFKLDSAILTFASLGYFIKYLDQININNAFVSGMKEDLGLYGNQLNYMQACWTVGYVIGEIPSNMLLTRIRPRYWIPAMELLWTVLTFALSRSTSATHFYVLRFFIGLAESSFYPGMQYIIGSWYRKDELAKRSCIFHTSSGIASMFSGYLMDAVFHLGGRGGLKGWQWLFLIDGIISIPVAISGFFILPDVPEISSPFYLSEQEVKLAQKRMQFEGRKDREPYTKSKLKKIFSSWHIYLLTIVYITFNNGAAGSQPVFQQYLKDSTNPVYSVGQINAYPTTTNAVQVVTTLIYAWTSDTILQGRRWPCIIIGACINIICYVSLAVWNIPTGWKWTCYILSGAGYGLSGLCMAWAHEICTDDNEERALVVGSMNEMAYVFQAWLPLVVWQQVDAPRYRKGFITVTIMSVILIISTVVTWRLQVWEGKRPKNVQAEVVDGGGRSESEGDDSSRDDGRVEGVVDGGLVRKV, from the exons ATGGCTCCATCGCCAGCTACGGTTGAAGAAAGGGCTGTTGACACATCCAGTGGCATTGTCCAAGCAAATCCTAAACGAAGATGGGTTAGCTACATCTGGGATACTTTCGACAAGTCTCCTGAGGAGCGCAGACTGCTCTTTAAGCTGGATTCAGCTATCTTGACTTTTGCGTCGCTTG GTTACTTTATCAAGTATCTCGACcaaatcaacatcaacaatgccTTCGTTTCCGGAAT GAAGGAAGACCTTGGTCTATACGGCAACCAGCTCAACTACATGCAAGCATGTTGGACAGTGGGCTATGTAATTGGTGAAATTCCAAGTAACATGCTTTTGACACGCATACGGCCTAGATATTGGATTCCGGCGATGGAG TTGCTATGGACCGTACTTACGTTTGCTCTGTCGCGGAGTACCAGTGCGACGCATTTCTATGTTTTGCGCTTCTTTATCG GCCTTGCCGAGAGTAGTTTCTACCCCGGAATGCAGTACATCATCGGATCGTGGTATCGCAAAGACGAGCTCGCAAAGCGATCATGTATCTTTCACACCAGCAGTGGAATTGCGAGTATGTTCTCTGGGTACCTAATGGACGCGGTGTTCCATCTCGGCGGACGGGGAGGGTTGAAGGGCTGGCAATG GCTCTTCTTGATCGACGGAATCATCTCAATCCCAGTAGCCATCAGCGGCTTCTTCATTTTGCCGGACGTCCCCGAAATCTCCAGTCCATTTTATCTGAGCGAGCAGGAAGTCAAGCTAGCGCAGAAACGGATGCAATTCGAAGGGCGAAAGGACAGAGAACCGTACACAAAATCCAAACTGAAAAAGATCTTTTCGTCGTGGCATATCTACTTGCTCACAATCGTATACAT AACTTTTAACAATGGAGCAGCAGGCAGTCAGCCCGTCTTTCAACA ATATCTCAAAGACTCCACCAATCCTGTATACTCTGTCGGCCAAATCAATGCCTACCCGACCACCACAAACGCTGTGCAGGTTGTCACGACCCTCATCTACGCAT GGACATCCGACACAATTCTCCAAGGCCGACGCTGGCCCTGCATAATCATCGGAGCC TGCATAAACATAATCTGCTACGTCTCCCTAGCAGTCTGGAACATCCCCACAGGCTGGAAATGGACCTGCTACATTCTCTCCGGCGCAGGCTACGGCCTGAGCGGACTATGCATGGC TTGGGCCCACGAAATCTGCACCGACGACAACGAAGAGCGCGCGCTCGTAGTCGGCAGCATGAACGAAATGGCATATGTTTTCCAAGCGTGGTTACCACTGGTGGTGTGGCAGCAGGTGGATGCCCCACGGTACCGGAAGGGGTTTATTACGGTGACGATTATGTCTGTTATTTTGATTATTTCGACGGTGGTGACGTGGAGGTTGCAGgtttgggaggggaagag GCCGAAAAATGTTCAGgctgaggtggtggatggtggtgggagaaGTGAGAGTGAGGGGGATGATTCTAGTCGTGATGATGGGCGTGTGGAAGGGGTGGTAGATGGGGGGCTGGTGCGGAAGGTTTAG
- a CDS encoding TauD/TfdA dioxygenase family protein (COG:I;~EggNog:ENOG410PHNM;~InterPro:IPR042098,IPR003819;~PFAM:PF02668;~go_function: GO:0016491 - oxidoreductase activity [Evidence IEA];~go_process: GO:0055114 - oxidation-reduction process [Evidence IEA]) yields MAPAPIDPRIVDVAEPLKQTLPLPPASRKRLEKAGIDLSEGYPYRPSRPLYLDDVYKIRDHDRAHVDPGTRADPEKKALLSAAKEVIHLTRHIGTEIVGLQLKDLTDQQKDELGLLIAERSVVFFRDQDISPQQQKELGEWFGEIEVHPQVPQVPGVAGVTVIWPALQATETPANFRRPGGASRWHTDLVHERQPAGVTHLHNDTIPSIGGDTLWASGYAAYEKLSPAFRKMIDGKTAIYRSSHPYLDRAHPEEGPKYVEREHPLVRVHPATGWKALWVNRAMTDRIVGLDKAESDVILGYLCDVYEKNIDIQVRFKWSPGTSALWDNRITIHNASWDYEGSEPRHGTRVTALAEKPFFDPKAPTRREALGLLDPAEKEELARAN; encoded by the exons atggctcctGCTCCTATTGACCCCAGAATAGTCGATGTTGCGGAACCACTGAAGCAAACGCTTCCGCTTCCACCAGCATCACGAAAGCGCCTCGAGAAGGCGGGAATAGATCTCTCTGAGGGATATCCCTACAGGCCGTCTCGTCCTTTGTATCTAGACGACGTCTACAAGATCCGCGATCATGACCGGGCCCATGTGGACCCAGGCACCCGCGCGGAcccagaaaagaaggcaCTCTTGTCTGCAGCAAAAGAGGTCATTCACTTGACCCGACACATTGGCACGGAGATCGTGGGACTGCAGTTGAAAGACCTGACGGACCAGCAGAAGGATGAGCTGGGCTTGTTGATCGCTGAACGCAGCGTGGTCTTCTTCAGGGATCAGGATAtctctccccagcagcagaaagagCTTGGCGAATGGTTTGGCGAGATCGAGGTCCAT CCACAAGTTCCCCAAGTACCTGGCGTCGCCGGAGTGACAGTCATCTGGCCAGCTCTGCAGGCAACGGAGACTCCTGCTAACTTCCGTCGCCCTGGAGGAGCCTCACGTTGGCACACTGATCTCGTACATGAACGTCAGCCTGCAGGTGTAACACATTTGCATAATGACACCATTCCCAGCATCGGCGGAGACACACTCTGGGCGAGTGGTTACGCGGCCTATGAGAAGCTGTCGCCTGCGTTTCGTAAGATGATCGATGGTAAAACAGCCATCTACCGATCCAGCCACCCGTATCTTGATCGCGCCCATCCAGAAGAAGGCCCGAAATACGTCGAGCGTGAGCATCCCCTTGTCCGCGTTCACCCTGCCACGGGTTGGAAAGCGCTATGGGTGAACCGAGCCATGACCGACCGCATTGTTGGTCTCGACAAGGCGGAAAGTGATGTTATCTTGGGGTATTTGTGCGATGTATATGAGAAGAACATTGACATCCAGGTTCGCTTCAAATGGAGCCCTGGGACAAGCGCACTATGGGACAACCG CATTACCATCCACAATGCCAGCTGGGACTATGAAGGTTCCGAGCCTAGACACGGTACCAGAGTCACGGCGCTTGCGGAGAAGCCATTCTTTGATCCCAAGGCTCCGACTAGAAGGGAAGCTCTGGGACTGCTTGATCctgctgagaaggaagagttggCTCGAGCAAATTGA
- a CDS encoding uncharacterized protein (COG:S;~EggNog:ENOG410PRZG;~InterPro:IPR024652,IPR008949;~PFAM:PF06330;~antiSMASH:Cluster_5.5;~go_function: GO:0016838 - carbon-oxygen lyase activity, acting on phosphates [Evidence IEA]) has product MTTVTPDDFFKIISPFLKEVFLDLPPYHKDKAFHQEVFDQFTLSGLPEDVVRTSSEAGAVVAECFYPSLKDPLRLSIAVWTAYIFSLDNICTDASFRDPMKSYRSVFFGQSTDLKFLNGLYTSLEDLSKYYDTFAGDMIMKSVMDYVSINILEEEQKERKDDFMLSSSTSMFPDFLRQKSAIGEAYAFLNFPGSWNVASYFPLIPDMAAIVGQLNDVVSFYKESVLGNEAGTWVRQTCVCLGVSEYEAIEIRAAQCLGCVRRLRGACQGNVKLSNRVNEFIQGPKESKK; this is encoded by the exons ATGACAACCGTGACCCCcgatgacttcttcaagATCATTTCTCCCTTCTTAAAGGAGGTTTTCCTAGATCTACCTCCTTATCATAAAGACAAAGCCTTCCACCAAGAAGTCTTCGATCAATTCACACTCTCCGGACTGCCAGAGGATGTTGTACGCACCTCCTCTGAAGCAGGAGCAGTCGTAGCAGAATGTTTCTATCCCAGTCTCAAAGATCCACTCAGGCTATCCATAGCAGTATGGACAGCCtacatcttctccctcgaTAACATCTGCACGGATGCATCATTCCGCGACCCGATGAAAAGTTACAGAtcggtcttcttcggccAGTCTACTGACTTGAAATTCCTCAACGGCCTGTACACATCTCTCGAAGATCTATCCAAATACTATGACACTTTCGCCGGCGACATGATCATGAAATCCGTCATGGATTACGTTAGTATCAATAtcctcgaagaagaacaaaaagaaCGAAAGGATGATTTCATGCTCtcttcatcaacctcaatGTTTCCTGATTTTCTTCGACAGAAAAGCGCCATTGGAGAGGCTTACGCGTTTCTCAATTTCCCTGGGTCCTGGAACGTAGCGTCGTACTTTCCTCTGATTCCAGATATGGCTGCTATTGTGGGTCAATTGAATGATGTGGTTTCTTTCTACAAGGAGTCTGTATTGGGAAATGAGGCTGGTACGTGGGTTAGACAGACTTGTGTTTGTCTGGGTGTTTCGGAGTATGAGGCTATCGAGATCAGAGCTGCCCAGTGTTTGGGTTGTGTTCGGAGGCTGCGTGGAGCGTGTCAGGGTAATGTTAAACTTTCGAACAGGGTTAATGAGTTTATTCAGGG CCCTAAAGAATcgaaaaagtaa